A genomic region of Micromonospora sp. NBRC 110009 contains the following coding sequences:
- a CDS encoding carbohydrate kinase family protein, which produces MKIAVTGSIATDHLMSFPGRFAEQLIADQLDKVSLSFLVDELVLRRGGTAANIAFGMAQLGLRPVLLGAVGADFADYRSWLERHGVDCDSVHVSEVAHTARFVCTTDTDMCQIASFYAGAMSEARNIELAPVAQRLGGLDLVLVSANDPAAMIRHSAECRERGYAFVADPSQQLARMDGADVLSLVDGADYLMTNEYEKSLLQTKAGLSDAQLLDRVKVRVTTLGKQGVEIAGRDFDPIRVPIAREIQAIDPTGVGDGFRAGFFAALNWGVSLERAAQVGCLLATLVLENFGGQEYEVRRDLFVKRLAESYGDQAADDVRPHLLP; this is translated from the coding sequence ATGAAGATCGCCGTGACCGGCTCGATCGCGACCGACCACCTGATGAGCTTTCCCGGCCGCTTCGCCGAGCAGCTCATCGCCGACCAACTGGACAAGGTCTCCCTGTCCTTCCTCGTCGACGAGCTCGTGCTCCGGCGCGGCGGCACCGCCGCCAACATCGCCTTCGGGATGGCCCAGCTGGGCCTGCGCCCGGTGCTGCTCGGCGCGGTCGGCGCCGACTTCGCCGACTACCGGTCCTGGCTGGAGCGGCACGGCGTGGACTGCGACTCGGTGCACGTCAGCGAGGTGGCGCACACCGCCCGCTTCGTCTGCACCACCGACACCGACATGTGCCAGATCGCCTCGTTCTACGCCGGCGCGATGAGCGAGGCGCGCAACATCGAGCTGGCCCCGGTGGCCCAGCGGCTCGGCGGCCTCGACCTGGTGCTGGTCAGCGCCAACGACCCGGCCGCGATGATCCGCCACTCCGCGGAGTGCCGGGAGCGCGGCTACGCGTTCGTGGCCGACCCGTCGCAGCAGCTCGCCCGGATGGACGGCGCCGACGTGCTCAGCCTGGTCGACGGCGCCGACTACCTGATGACCAACGAGTACGAGAAGTCACTGCTGCAGACCAAGGCCGGGCTCAGCGACGCGCAGCTGCTGGACCGGGTGAAGGTCCGGGTCACCACGCTGGGCAAGCAGGGCGTGGAGATCGCTGGCCGGGACTTCGACCCGATCCGCGTGCCGATCGCCCGGGAGATCCAGGCGATCGACCCGACCGGGGTCGGCGACGGCTTCCGGGCCGGCTTCTTCGCCGCCCTGAACTGGGGCGTCAGCCTCGAGCGGGCCGCGCAGGTGGGCTGCCTGCTCGCCACCCTGGTGCTGGAGAACTTCGGCGGCCAGGAGTACGAGGTCCGCCGGGACCTGTTCGTCAAGCGGCTCGCCGAGTCGTACGGCGACCAGGCCGCCGACGACGTCCGGCCGCACCTGCTGCCGTGA
- the nadA gene encoding quinolinate synthase NadA encodes MTSTWVEPSNTATALLLLGRGSDPATERGVECPGDLPAPSDPDLVARAAAAKAALGTKVFVLGHHYQRDEVIQFADVTGDSFKLAREAAARPDAEYIVFCGVHFMAESADILTSDNQKVILPDLAAGCSMADMAVLSQVETAWDVLTELGIAADTVPVTYMNSSADIKGFVGRHGGVVCTSSNAKRALDWAFEQGQKVLFLPDQHLGRNTAVLEMGYSLDDCVLYDPHKPNGGLTPEQLRDAKMILWRGHCSVHGRFTLDSVNDVRERVPGVNVLVHPECRHEVVTAADFVGSTEYIIKTIEAAPAGSAWAVGTELNLVRRLALAHPDKQIMFLDRAVCYCSTMNRIDLPHLVWALEELAAGRVVNQITVDPDTAHHARVALDQMLALPGA; translated from the coding sequence GTGACTTCGACCTGGGTTGAGCCCTCCAACACCGCCACTGCGCTGCTGCTCCTCGGCCGCGGCAGCGACCCCGCCACCGAGCGTGGCGTGGAGTGTCCGGGTGACCTCCCCGCGCCGAGCGACCCGGACCTGGTGGCCCGGGCGGCGGCGGCCAAGGCCGCCCTCGGCACGAAGGTCTTCGTGCTCGGTCACCACTACCAGCGCGACGAGGTGATCCAGTTCGCCGACGTGACCGGCGACTCGTTCAAGCTGGCCCGGGAGGCGGCGGCCCGCCCCGACGCGGAGTACATCGTCTTCTGCGGCGTGCACTTCATGGCCGAGAGCGCGGACATCCTCACCTCGGACAACCAGAAGGTGATCCTGCCCGACCTCGCCGCCGGCTGCTCGATGGCCGACATGGCGGTGCTGTCGCAGGTCGAGACCGCCTGGGACGTGCTGACCGAGCTGGGCATCGCCGCGGACACCGTCCCGGTGACCTACATGAACTCCTCGGCGGACATCAAGGGCTTCGTCGGCCGGCACGGCGGCGTGGTCTGCACCTCGTCCAACGCCAAGCGGGCCCTGGACTGGGCGTTCGAGCAGGGGCAGAAGGTGCTCTTCCTGCCCGACCAGCACCTGGGCCGCAACACCGCCGTGCTGGAGATGGGCTACTCGCTGGACGACTGCGTCCTCTACGACCCGCACAAGCCCAACGGCGGGCTCACCCCGGAGCAGCTCCGCGACGCGAAGATGATCCTCTGGCGCGGGCACTGCTCGGTGCACGGCCGCTTCACGCTGGACAGCGTCAACGACGTCCGGGAGCGGGTGCCGGGGGTCAACGTGCTGGTCCACCCGGAGTGCCGGCACGAGGTGGTCACCGCCGCCGACTTCGTCGGGTCGACCGAATACATCATCAAGACCATCGAGGCGGCCCCGGCCGGCTCGGCGTGGGCGGTCGGCACCGAGCTGAACCTGGTCCGCCGGCTGGCGCTGGCCCACCCGGACAAGCAGATCATGTTCCTCGACCGGGCGGTCTGCTACTGCTCGACGATGAACCGGATCGACCTGCCGCACCTGGTGTGGGCCCTGGAGGAGCTGGCCGCCGGTCGGGTGGTCAACCAGATCACCGTCGACCCGGACACGGCGCACCACGCCCGGGTCGCGCTGGACCAGATGCTCGCCCTTCCGGGCGCCTGA
- a CDS encoding AAA family ATPase: MSSAAPVPDGAVDPGAVPPGGGGPILVAFAGLPGVGKSTLADRVGVALRAPVLPVDPVERALGRYGLVGDVPGMAAYDAVAGLAEVQLGLGLSVVVDAVNPVAGARGLWHDLAERAGVPLRVIEVHCGDEAEHRRRVEARLPDEPDPLLPTWEQTLVRRAEYEPIIGPRLVVDTAVDTDPLPGILAYLR; the protein is encoded by the coding sequence GTGAGTTCCGCCGCACCCGTCCCGGACGGGGCGGTGGACCCCGGCGCGGTGCCCCCGGGCGGGGGCGGCCCGATCCTGGTCGCCTTCGCCGGGCTGCCCGGGGTGGGCAAGAGCACCCTCGCCGACCGGGTCGGCGTCGCGCTGCGGGCACCCGTGCTGCCGGTCGACCCGGTGGAGCGGGCCCTGGGCCGGTACGGCCTGGTCGGCGACGTGCCCGGGATGGCCGCGTACGACGCGGTGGCGGGGCTCGCCGAGGTGCAGCTCGGGCTCGGGCTGAGCGTGGTGGTGGACGCGGTCAACCCGGTGGCCGGCGCCCGCGGCCTCTGGCACGACCTGGCCGAGCGGGCCGGTGTGCCGCTGCGGGTGATCGAGGTGCACTGCGGCGACGAGGCGGAGCACCGCCGCCGGGTCGAGGCCCGGCTCCCCGACGAGCCGGACCCGCTGCTGCCCACCTGGGAGCAGACCCTGGTGCGCCGCGCCGAGTACGAGCCGATCATCGGCCCGCGCCTGGTGGTGGACACCGCCGTCGACACCGACCCGCTCCCCGGCATCCTCGCCTACCTCCGCTGA
- the ctaC gene encoding aa3-type cytochrome oxidase subunit II has translation MVARSSEVRSSAVRHSASPGAGGRRRRGAGRLAGLGLGGAALLVLLTGCDVGKAVDGFGWPQGGITPESHRMYDLWIASCIAALAVGVFVWGLIFWCVIRYRKRGNTLPVQTRYNLPMEFLYTIAPILVVSVLFYYTAVVQTNVIKESKNPDVTVEVVAFKWNWQFNYRDGQGRDANTVASVLGTSEVIPVLVLPTGKSIRFEEQSRDVIHSFWVPELLFKRDVMPGNIRNTFEVSSIDQEGAYVGRCAELCGSYHAFMNFELRVVSPDKYEQFLAAKKAGKSTQEALTAIGQKPYAEKTEPFDTRRGKNNFNPTNASAGTGS, from the coding sequence GTGGTCGCAAGGAGTTCGGAGGTACGGTCGTCGGCCGTACGGCACAGCGCTTCCCCAGGGGCCGGCGGGCGCCGGCGGCGTGGTGCTGGTCGGCTCGCCGGGCTCGGTCTCGGTGGAGCCGCGCTGCTGGTTCTGCTCACCGGCTGTGATGTCGGCAAGGCGGTCGACGGCTTCGGGTGGCCGCAGGGCGGCATCACGCCGGAGTCGCACCGGATGTACGACCTGTGGATCGCGTCCTGCATCGCGGCGCTCGCGGTCGGCGTGTTCGTCTGGGGCCTCATCTTCTGGTGCGTGATCCGCTACCGGAAGCGGGGCAACACGCTGCCGGTGCAGACCCGCTACAACCTGCCGATGGAGTTCCTCTACACCATCGCGCCGATCCTCGTGGTCTCCGTGCTCTTCTACTACACGGCGGTCGTGCAGACGAACGTGATCAAGGAGTCGAAGAACCCCGACGTCACCGTCGAGGTCGTCGCCTTCAAGTGGAACTGGCAGTTCAACTACCGCGACGGCCAGGGCCGCGACGCCAACACGGTCGCCTCGGTGCTCGGCACCAGCGAGGTCATCCCGGTGCTGGTGCTGCCGACCGGCAAGTCGATCCGGTTCGAGGAGCAGAGCCGCGACGTCATCCACTCCTTCTGGGTGCCGGAGCTGCTGTTCAAGCGCGACGTCATGCCGGGCAACATCCGCAACACCTTCGAGGTCTCCAGCATCGACCAGGAGGGCGCGTACGTCGGCCGCTGCGCCGAGCTGTGCGGCAGCTACCACGCCTTCATGAACTTCGAGCTGCGGGTCGTCTCGCCGGACAAGTACGAGCAGTTCCTGGCGGCCAAGAAGGCCGGCAAGTCGACCCAGGAGGCGCTCACGGCGATCGGCCAGAAGCCGTACGCCGAGAAGACCGAGCCGTTCGACACGCGGCGCGGCAAGAACAACTTCAACCCGACCAACGCGTCGGCCGGTACGGGCAGCTGA
- a CDS encoding glycerate kinase family protein produces MRVLLCPDKFAGTLPAQEVATAVAEGWRAVAPGDELLIRPLADGGPGFVAVLAEALGGRRLAVPTVDPLGRPAAGEILLTDDGTAYLESAQACGLDLLSAAERDPKATTSYGLGLLVAAAVEAGARTVVIGLGGSATNDGGAGMLTPLGLTPLDEAGRALPYGGAALAAVAALDGAPRVRGAVLVAATDVDNPLLGLHGASNVYGPQKGAGREDVLLLDAALERWAGVLERDLPGCPPGFAALPGAGAAGGLGAAVLALGGRCESGIGLVTRAIGLDAALAAADLVITGEGSFDHQSLRGKVVAGVAGAARDRGVPCVVLAGRVSTGRREAAAAGVTDAYSLVEHFGGEERGGVEAAMGRPAEGLRALGARLARQWSRPSR; encoded by the coding sequence ATGCGCGTGCTGCTCTGCCCCGACAAGTTCGCCGGCACGCTGCCGGCTCAGGAGGTGGCCACCGCGGTGGCCGAGGGCTGGCGGGCGGTGGCCCCCGGCGACGAACTGCTGATCCGGCCGCTGGCCGACGGCGGGCCGGGGTTCGTCGCCGTGCTCGCCGAGGCGCTCGGCGGGCGGCGGCTCGCCGTGCCGACCGTCGACCCGCTGGGCCGCCCGGCCGCCGGTGAGATCCTGCTCACCGACGACGGCACCGCCTACCTGGAGAGCGCGCAGGCCTGCGGGCTGGACCTGCTCTCGGCCGCCGAGCGCGACCCGAAGGCGACCACCTCGTACGGGCTGGGGCTGCTGGTGGCCGCCGCGGTCGAGGCGGGCGCCCGGACCGTGGTGATCGGGCTGGGTGGCTCCGCCACCAACGACGGGGGCGCCGGCATGCTCACCCCGCTCGGACTCACCCCGCTGGACGAGGCCGGCCGGGCCCTGCCGTACGGCGGGGCGGCCCTCGCGGCGGTGGCCGCGCTCGACGGCGCGCCCCGGGTCCGCGGCGCCGTCCTGGTCGCCGCCACCGACGTGGACAACCCGCTGCTCGGGCTGCACGGGGCCAGCAACGTGTACGGCCCGCAGAAGGGGGCCGGCCGGGAGGACGTGCTGCTGCTCGACGCCGCCCTGGAGCGCTGGGCCGGGGTGCTGGAACGCGACCTGCCCGGCTGCCCGCCGGGGTTCGCCGCGCTGCCCGGCGCCGGCGCGGCCGGCGGGCTCGGCGCGGCCGTCCTCGCCCTGGGTGGCCGCTGCGAGTCCGGCATCGGGCTGGTCACCCGGGCCATCGGGCTGGACGCCGCGCTGGCCGCGGCCGACCTGGTGATCACCGGGGAGGGCTCCTTCGACCACCAGTCGCTGCGCGGCAAGGTGGTCGCCGGGGTGGCCGGCGCGGCCCGGGACCGGGGCGTCCCCTGCGTGGTGCTGGCCGGCCGGGTGAGCACCGGGCGGCGGGAGGCCGCGGCGGCCGGGGTGACCGACGCGTACAGCCTGGTGGAGCACTTCGGCGGCGAGGAGCGCGGCGGGGTGGAGGCCGCGATGGGCCGGCCCGCGGAGGGGCTGCGGGCGCTCGGCGCCCGGCTGGCCCGGCAGTGGAGCCGCCCCTCGCGCTGA
- a CDS encoding cytochrome c oxidase assembly protein encodes MQHVDPIFAATSVAPSTLAAGGEAVPPPFTIARVFTETQLNSWLAVGLVIAAALYLYGVHRLRLRGDRWPLLRTVCFLVPGLGGIAAVTVSGLGAYDTTLLSVHMVQHMVLSMIAPIFLALGAPMTLALRTLPVRPRKRLLAIVHSRIARVYSFPLVAFAIFVVNPFALYFTDLYRFTLQHEWAHELVHAHFILTGCVFFWPLLGLDPLPGRWPYPARALLMVLSVPFHTVLGLTIMQSTTLLGGDWYPSLHLSWSDPQNDQVVSGGILWAGGEFVSVTMLAVLVVQWIKQSEREARRVDRELDRQEARERAAESTA; translated from the coding sequence GTGCAGCACGTCGATCCGATCTTCGCCGCCACCTCGGTCGCTCCGTCGACCCTCGCGGCGGGGGGCGAGGCCGTCCCGCCACCGTTCACCATCGCGCGGGTCTTCACCGAGACCCAGCTGAACAGCTGGCTCGCCGTCGGGCTGGTCATCGCCGCCGCCCTCTACCTCTACGGCGTCCACCGGCTCCGGCTGCGCGGCGACCGCTGGCCGCTGCTCCGGACGGTCTGCTTCCTCGTCCCGGGCCTGGGCGGGATCGCCGCCGTCACGGTCTCCGGGCTGGGCGCGTACGACACCACGCTGCTCTCCGTGCACATGGTGCAGCACATGGTGCTGTCCATGATCGCGCCGATCTTCCTGGCGCTCGGCGCCCCGATGACGCTGGCGCTGCGGACCCTGCCGGTGCGGCCCCGCAAGCGGCTGCTGGCGATCGTGCACAGCCGGATCGCGCGGGTCTACAGCTTCCCCTTGGTGGCGTTCGCCATCTTCGTGGTGAACCCGTTCGCGCTCTACTTCACCGACCTCTACCGCTTCACCCTGCAGCACGAGTGGGCACACGAGCTGGTCCACGCGCACTTCATCCTGACCGGCTGCGTGTTCTTCTGGCCGCTGCTCGGCCTGGACCCGCTGCCCGGGCGCTGGCCGTACCCGGCCCGGGCGCTGCTGATGGTGCTCTCCGTGCCGTTCCACACCGTGCTCGGGCTCACGATCATGCAGAGCACCACCCTGCTCGGCGGGGACTGGTACCCGTCGCTCCACCTGAGCTGGTCGGATCCGCAGAACGACCAGGTGGTGTCCGGCGGCATCCTGTGGGCCGGCGGCGAGTTCGTCAGCGTCACCATGCTGGCCGTGCTGGTCGTTCAGTGGATCAAGCAGTCCGAGCGGGAGGCCCGCCGGGTGGACCGCGAGCTGGACCGCCAGGAGGCCCGCGAGCGCGCCGCGGAGAGCACCGCCTGA
- the erpA gene encoding iron-sulfur cluster insertion protein ErpA: MTTPAQTESTEAKAPSTVVLTDVAAQKVKALIEQEGRDDLRLRVAVQPGGCSGLRYQLFFDERSLDGDIVTDFDGVEVVVDRMSAPYLAGATIDFADRIDAQGFTIDNPNAGSSCACGDSFS; this comes from the coding sequence GTGACCACGCCAGCGCAGACCGAGTCGACCGAGGCCAAGGCCCCGAGCACCGTCGTCCTCACCGACGTCGCGGCGCAGAAGGTCAAGGCCCTGATCGAGCAGGAGGGCCGCGACGACCTGCGGCTCCGGGTCGCCGTGCAGCCGGGCGGCTGCTCCGGCCTGCGGTACCAGCTCTTCTTCGACGAGCGGTCGCTCGACGGTGACATCGTCACCGACTTCGACGGGGTCGAGGTCGTCGTCGACCGGATGAGCGCCCCCTACCTGGCCGGCGCGACGATCGACTTCGCCGACCGGATCGACGCCCAGGGCTTCACCATCGACAACCCGAACGCCGGCAGCTCCTGCGCCTGCGGCGACTCCTTCAGCTGA
- the trpD gene encoding anthranilate phosphoribosyltransferase — protein MGERTWPHLLNALLRGEELSAADTAWAMDEIMTGSASPAQVAGFAVALRAKGETPTELAGLVQAMLGRSVEVPLPEAVRATALDVVGTGGDLANTVNISTMTALVVAGAGVRVVKHGNRAASSLCGTADLLEHLGVPLDLGPEQVARCVTEAGIGFCFAARFHPGMRHAGPVRREIGVPTAFNFLGPLTNPARPRAGAVGCFDLRMAPVMAEVFAARGDSAVVMRGEDGLDEFTTAAPTRVWVAQQGTVREAVLDAVDLGVPRATLADLRGGDATYNAGVARRLLAGETGPVRDAVLVNAGAALATQGPLDGDLHEAVRAGMARAAESIDSGAAAAALERWLEVARSL, from the coding sequence ATGGGCGAACGGACCTGGCCGCACCTGCTCAACGCGCTGCTGCGCGGCGAGGAGCTCTCCGCCGCCGACACGGCGTGGGCGATGGACGAGATCATGACCGGCTCGGCCAGCCCGGCGCAGGTGGCGGGCTTCGCGGTGGCGCTGCGGGCCAAGGGTGAGACGCCGACCGAGCTGGCCGGCCTGGTGCAGGCGATGCTCGGCCGGTCGGTCGAGGTCCCGCTCCCCGAGGCGGTACGCGCCACCGCCCTGGACGTGGTCGGCACCGGCGGCGACCTCGCCAACACGGTGAACATCTCCACGATGACCGCGCTGGTGGTGGCCGGGGCCGGCGTCCGCGTGGTCAAGCACGGCAACCGCGCCGCCTCCTCCCTCTGCGGCACCGCCGACCTGCTGGAACATCTGGGCGTACCGCTGGATCTGGGCCCCGAGCAGGTGGCCCGGTGCGTGACCGAGGCGGGCATCGGTTTCTGTTTCGCGGCCCGCTTCCACCCCGGGATGCGGCACGCCGGCCCGGTGCGCCGGGAGATCGGCGTGCCCACCGCGTTCAACTTCCTCGGTCCGCTGACCAACCCGGCCCGCCCCCGGGCCGGCGCGGTCGGCTGCTTCGACCTCCGGATGGCGCCGGTCATGGCGGAGGTCTTCGCGGCGCGGGGTGACTCCGCGGTGGTGATGCGCGGCGAGGACGGGCTGGACGAGTTCACCACCGCCGCCCCGACCCGCGTCTGGGTGGCCCAGCAGGGCACCGTCAGGGAGGCCGTGCTGGACGCGGTGGACCTCGGGGTACCCCGGGCCACCCTGGCCGACCTGCGGGGCGGTGACGCGACGTACAACGCCGGCGTGGCCCGGCGGCTGCTGGCCGGGGAGACCGGACCGGTCCGGGACGCGGTGCTGGTGAACGCCGGGGCCGCGCTGGCCACCCAGGGCCCGCTCGACGGCGACCTGCACGAGGCGGTCCGCGCCGGCATGGCCCGGGCGGCCGAGTCGATCGACTCGGGCGCCGCCGCGGCCGCCCTGGAGCGCTGGCTCGAGGTTGCCCGCTCGCTCTGA
- a CDS encoding sulfurtransferase TusA family protein translates to MSQPDEVLDCRGQRCPLPVINLARRLPELPVGAVVRVLADDPAAAVDIPAWCRMRGQEFLAAHPETPAYDVRRAR, encoded by the coding sequence GTGAGCCAGCCGGACGAGGTGCTCGACTGCCGGGGGCAGCGCTGCCCGCTGCCGGTGATCAACCTGGCTCGCCGCCTGCCCGAGCTGCCGGTCGGGGCGGTCGTCCGGGTGCTCGCCGACGACCCCGCCGCCGCGGTGGACATCCCGGCCTGGTGCCGGATGCGCGGCCAGGAGTTCCTCGCCGCCCACCCGGAAACCCCCGCCTACGACGTCCGCCGCGCCCGCTGA
- a CDS encoding DUF4232 domain-containing protein: MTGNDTGRRAARRAHRTVRLATLLAAGAAVVAFGGCTTTDPGPAGAGPAGSPTGSVPAGPTSLPATPAASPTSAPATAPPTPAAITGCRTADLSAASAGSSGHMGSETAYLALTNRTGRRCALSGFPQVRLADAGGRVLRVEVRHHLGAHRVVLAPGGTAWTAVTFSHVPRSDDEPTPCDPPADALWLTPPGGTGHLVLRGAWSACGGAVEVDSFTAGRPPAA; encoded by the coding sequence ATGACGGGTAACGACACCGGACGCCGGGCGGCGCGGCGCGCACACCGGACCGTCCGGCTGGCCACGCTGCTGGCGGCCGGCGCGGCGGTCGTCGCGTTCGGCGGCTGCACCACCACGGACCCGGGGCCGGCCGGGGCCGGGCCGGCGGGATCGCCCACCGGGTCGGTCCCGGCCGGCCCGACGAGCCTCCCGGCAACCCCGGCGGCGAGCCCGACGAGCGCCCCGGCGACGGCCCCGCCGACGCCGGCCGCGATCACCGGTTGCCGGACCGCCGACCTGTCGGCGGCGTCCGCCGGGTCGTCCGGGCACATGGGCAGCGAGACCGCCTACCTCGCCCTCACCAACCGCACCGGGCGGCGCTGCGCCCTCTCCGGCTTCCCGCAGGTCCGGCTGGCCGACGCCGGCGGCCGGGTCCTCCGGGTCGAGGTGCGCCACCACCTCGGCGCCCACCGGGTGGTGCTGGCCCCGGGCGGGACGGCCTGGACCGCGGTGACCTTCAGCCACGTCCCGCGCTCCGACGACGAGCCGACGCCGTGCGACCCGCCGGCCGACGCGCTCTGGCTCACCCCGCCGGGCGGCACCGGGCACCTGGTCCTCCGGGGTGCCTGGTCGGCCTGCGGCGGGGCGGTGGAGGTCGACTCGTTCACCGCCGGGCGCCCGCCGGCCGCCTGA
- a CDS encoding cysteine desulfurase family protein, protein MGAAPVYLDAATAAPLHPVARQALLAALDDGWADPGKLYTQARRARQLLDAAREATAQTLGVRADELTFTPSGTTAAHAAVLGGLAGRRRVGATLAHSAIEHSAVLHAAERHVAGGGVAVSVPVDRLGRLDLDAWAAAVAAPGVALAALIAASHEVGTVQPVPAAAELCAEAGVPLYVDAAQLVGRAPLPAGWSVLTASAHKWGGPPGVGLLVVRKGTRWESPFPADERESGRTPGVLNLPAVVAAAASLRAAAADAAAEATRLAPLVDRIRDRVAAEVPDVEVVGDPVDRLPHLVTFSCLYVDGEALLHALDRRGFAVSSGSSCTSSTLRPSHVLEAMGVLSHGNVRVSLHRETTGADVERFLAELPGIVAELRAEAGVTGL, encoded by the coding sequence ATCGGCGCGGCCCCGGTCTACCTGGACGCGGCCACCGCCGCCCCGCTGCACCCGGTCGCGCGGCAGGCGTTGCTGGCCGCGCTCGACGACGGCTGGGCCGACCCCGGCAAGCTCTACACGCAGGCCCGGCGCGCCCGCCAGCTGCTCGACGCCGCCCGCGAGGCCACCGCGCAGACGCTCGGCGTCCGCGCCGACGAGCTCACCTTCACCCCCAGCGGTACGACCGCGGCGCACGCCGCCGTGCTGGGCGGCCTGGCCGGCCGGCGCCGGGTCGGGGCGACCCTGGCGCACTCCGCGATCGAGCACTCCGCCGTGCTGCACGCCGCCGAGCGGCACGTGGCCGGTGGCGGGGTGGCGGTCTCCGTACCGGTGGACCGGCTCGGCCGGCTGGACCTGGACGCCTGGGCGGCGGCGGTGGCCGCCCCGGGGGTGGCGCTCGCGGCCCTGATCGCGGCCAGCCACGAGGTGGGCACCGTGCAACCGGTGCCGGCGGCGGCCGAACTCTGCGCCGAGGCGGGCGTGCCGCTCTACGTCGACGCGGCCCAACTGGTCGGCCGGGCGCCGCTGCCGGCGGGCTGGTCGGTGCTCACCGCCAGCGCGCACAAGTGGGGCGGGCCGCCCGGCGTCGGGCTGCTGGTGGTCCGCAAGGGCACCCGCTGGGAGTCGCCGTTCCCGGCCGACGAGCGGGAGTCGGGGCGTACCCCCGGGGTGCTGAACCTGCCGGCGGTGGTGGCGGCGGCGGCGAGCCTGCGCGCGGCGGCGGCCGACGCGGCGGCCGAGGCCACCCGGCTGGCCCCCCTGGTGGACCGGATCCGGGACCGGGTGGCGGCCGAGGTGCCGGACGTGGAGGTGGTCGGCGACCCGGTGGACCGCCTCCCCCACCTGGTCACCTTCTCCTGCCTCTACGTGGACGGCGAGGCGCTGCTGCACGCGCTGGACCGGCGGGGCTTCGCGGTCTCCTCCGGTTCCTCCTGCACCTCCTCGACGCTGCGACCGTCGCACGTGCTGGAGGCGATGGGGGTGCTGTCGCACGGCAACGTCCGGGTGTCGCTGCACCGGGAGACGACCGGGGCGGACGTGGAGCGCTTCCTCGCCGAACTGCCCGGGATCGTCGCGGAGCTGCGGGCCGAGGCGGGGGTGACCGGGCTGTGA
- a CDS encoding helix-turn-helix domain-containing protein, with the protein MSDRQCTVLLYSDDPKVRDRMRLAVGTRPAPGLQIEFAEAADYAECIRLVDDYEIDLLLLDGEASPGGGLGIARQIKDDRDDAPPTCVVIARAADRWLAAYAEVDATLTYPLDPVTAGTTVAELLRCTHAAA; encoded by the coding sequence ATGAGCGATCGTCAGTGCACCGTCCTGCTCTACAGCGACGACCCGAAGGTCCGTGACCGGATGCGACTCGCCGTCGGCACCCGGCCCGCGCCCGGGCTTCAGATCGAGTTCGCCGAGGCCGCCGACTACGCCGAGTGCATCCGGCTGGTCGACGACTACGAGATCGACCTGCTCCTGCTCGACGGCGAGGCGAGCCCGGGCGGCGGCCTCGGCATCGCCCGCCAGATCAAGGACGACCGGGACGACGCCCCGCCGACCTGCGTGGTGATCGCCCGGGCCGCCGACCGCTGGCTGGCCGCGTACGCCGAGGTCGACGCCACGCTCACCTACCCGCTCGACCCGGTGACCGCCGGCACCACCGTCGCCGAGCTGCTGCGGTGCACGCACGCCGCGGCCTGA
- a CDS encoding cytochrome c oxidase subunit 4, with protein sequence MKTEWKIFLIVSTFLYGVTILYAAWTFGESGRVEWVGAVALLLSALLTSMCGGFFWFVSRRIDLRPEDRPDGEIADGAGEIGFFSPGSYWPFGLALAASIAGLGLVYWQMWLLGLGLVAVIFAACGLLFEYYSGTRRTAEH encoded by the coding sequence ATGAAGACCGAGTGGAAGATCTTCCTCATCGTCTCGACGTTCCTCTACGGCGTCACGATCCTCTACGCCGCATGGACGTTCGGCGAAAGCGGCCGGGTCGAGTGGGTCGGCGCGGTGGCGCTGCTGCTCTCCGCCCTGCTGACCTCGATGTGCGGCGGCTTCTTCTGGTTCGTCTCCCGCCGGATCGACCTGCGCCCGGAGGACCGGCCGGACGGTGAGATCGCCGACGGCGCGGGCGAGATCGGCTTCTTCAGCCCGGGCAGCTACTGGCCGTTCGGCCTGGCGCTGGCCGCGTCGATCGCCGGCCTCGGCCTGGTGTACTGGCAGATGTGGCTGCTGGGCCTGGGCCTGGTGGCCGTGATCTTCGCCGCCTGCGGCCTGCTCTTCGAGTACTACAGCGGCACCCGCCGCACCGCCGAGCACTGA